From one Pontibacillus sp. HMF3514 genomic stretch:
- a CDS encoding N-6 DNA methylase: MEDNVLFNQLDILRGDLPLEKMKNVAIPIYSLQFLKNNQKIPEEATVSNVLKHEDNLVGSLIHAFNIVENEYPELKGIYDIFPSKELSQKVLFNFLLQVNNMKFANNVWADLMEKLFNYLYENEGKKGGAHYSPESVNQLGIALLQPQSGTFYDGAAGVGATTVEAQKYARETNGNIQLFGQEVNYNNWALAKFNLLFHCVENADLRLGDTLLKPAFVEGKNIEKFDRVMMDFPFSMNITDYENLIDDTLNRFIYGKPPRRSADMAFIMHGLASLNQKGKAVFVVTNGTLFRQGVEGTIRQNMITADVVETVIALPENIYAETGIQTNLLVLNKNKPIERQGKILFINAEEEFKQLNRRRKLLNHENIKKIVNAYEKGTQIKGFSKFVKTNMIEDADLLCKRYLEDGEIEVDTFGKVKVSQDKINNQPNNKSLSNLTESIYRGLNVSSKSVEEGVGEYKIIKLSDVKDGDINLEELTQVTLKRKSKVEMYLVQRGDLIISNRGTSIKIAVVPHVDENIILSHNFLGIRCNNQLDPYFLKEYLESPVGQYMLTSKQIGTNILTINPKDLEDIKIPVPEIEAQMEIVEGFHDMKSSIQERLQQLEEEKKQLQLQLYDYMGIRDSFEII, from the coding sequence ATGGAGGATAATGTGTTATTTAATCAATTGGATATATTGCGTGGAGATTTACCACTAGAAAAAATGAAAAATGTAGCTATTCCAATTTATAGTCTGCAGTTTCTTAAAAACAATCAAAAGATTCCTGAAGAAGCTACGGTTAGTAACGTATTAAAACATGAAGATAACCTGGTGGGAAGTTTAATACATGCATTTAATATTGTTGAAAACGAATATCCGGAATTAAAGGGTATATATGATATCTTTCCGTCAAAAGAGTTAAGTCAGAAAGTGTTATTTAACTTCTTACTTCAAGTGAATAATATGAAGTTTGCTAATAACGTTTGGGCTGACTTAATGGAAAAATTGTTTAACTATCTTTATGAAAACGAAGGTAAAAAAGGTGGTGCGCATTATTCACCAGAAAGTGTCAATCAGTTAGGGATTGCATTATTACAACCACAATCAGGCACTTTTTATGATGGTGCTGCGGGTGTAGGTGCGACGACTGTAGAAGCACAAAAGTATGCAAGAGAAACTAATGGGAACATCCAACTGTTCGGGCAAGAAGTGAATTATAACAATTGGGCGTTGGCGAAGTTCAATTTACTTTTTCATTGTGTAGAAAATGCTGACCTTCGGTTAGGAGATACACTCCTTAAACCAGCATTTGTTGAGGGGAAGAATATAGAAAAATTTGATCGAGTTATGATGGATTTTCCATTTTCGATGAACATAACTGATTATGAAAATTTGATAGATGATACGCTTAATCGTTTTATTTATGGCAAGCCACCAAGAAGAAGTGCTGATATGGCTTTTATTATGCATGGATTGGCATCATTAAATCAAAAGGGAAAGGCAGTTTTTGTTGTAACTAATGGCACATTGTTTAGACAGGGGGTTGAAGGAACAATTCGTCAGAACATGATTACGGCTGATGTTGTTGAAACGGTAATCGCATTGCCAGAGAATATTTATGCTGAAACCGGCATTCAGACGAATTTACTTGTCTTAAATAAAAATAAGCCTATTGAACGTCAAGGCAAAATATTATTTATTAATGCAGAAGAAGAATTTAAACAATTAAATAGACGAAGAAAACTTTTGAATCATGAAAATATTAAAAAGATTGTTAATGCGTATGAAAAAGGAACCCAAATAAAAGGTTTCAGTAAATTTGTTAAGACAAATATGATTGAGGATGCAGATCTGTTGTGTAAACGTTACTTGGAAGATGGTGAAATTGAAGTCGATACGTTTGGAAAGGTAAAAGTTTCACAAGACAAAATTAATAATCAACCTAATAACAAATCTCTATCCAATTTAACGGAGTCCATATACAGGGGCTTAAATGTTTCTTCTAAATCAGTAGAAGAAGGGGTTGGAGAATATAAAATCATAAAACTTTCAGATGTGAAAGATGGCGACATTAATCTCGAGGAACTAACGCAAGTTACTTTAAAACGTAAATCAAAAGTGGAAATGTATCTCGTACAACGTGGAGATCTCATTATTTCGAACCGAGGAACAAGTATAAAGATAGCTGTTGTACCACATGTCGATGAGAATATCATTTTGTCTCATAATTTCTTGGGGATTAGGTGCAACAATCAACTAGATCCATATTTTCTCAAAGAGTATTTAGAAAGTCCAGTCGGTCAATACATGCTTACAAGTAAGCAGATAGGTACGAACATCTTAACGATAAATCCTAAAGATCTTGAGGATATAAAAATACCAGTACCAGAAATAGAAGCACAAATGGAAATTGTTGAGGGATTTCACGACATGAAAAGTAGTATCCAAGAGAGGCTACAGCAGTTAGAGGAAGAGAAGAAGCAATTACAACTACAGTTATATGATTATATGGGAATTCGAGATTCATTTGAAATTATCTAG
- a CDS encoding Z1 domain-containing protein — MRTAQLSLETKGSFYTFLDSKNNYGQDYLKCMENTVNNLVKQQTSANKPGMLLGKIQSGKTRTFLGIMGLAYDNDYDVVIILTKGTKALVKQTIARLNQEFDGMITRDKMRVYDIMTLPSNLSKWELNKKLAIVVKKETRNMDRISDALFDTYPELKDKNILFIDDEADFASVSYENNSEKNVIDMKVIATKVDNIRANLNQSSFLQVTATPYSLYLQPDEREINDFLKFEPVRPAFTELVPIHDKYVGGEMYFDESKNEDSPAYFLYQEISENDLEVMKKMDLRRVRKENLLAQKNLYNLNQAVINFIVGSCIRRWQQRYQNDDEEKYSMVVHTERGKQAHDWQQELINLILEDLADLVKENNNLFVEWVKGSYNHLMKSVRLVNMPEPSFNEVLEEVNEALIQEMVVVSTVNSDKDVEELLDSTGQLQLRTPMNIFIGGQILDRGITIGNLTGFFYGRNPKSFQQDTVLQHSRMYGARTIEDIAVTRFYTTRKIYNIMERIHEFDTELREAFEKGHDQGIVFIQKDTSNKIVPCSPNKILLSNLITLKPHKRLLPFGFQTGYKTHIRKKVEKISEMVNEIKQYSPQVIEGDAFLAPLGEVKNILSKIHETLVMEDGYEWDLDEYFSILDYLTLDEEEKLVWIIVREEREMSRIDSQGKFENSPDSSKGNKSELKVAKKVAVDRPAVMLLKQKGDADKGWRDTPFWWPVMLAQLNIESTIYAKDTIK; from the coding sequence ATGAGAACAGCTCAATTATCACTTGAAACTAAAGGAAGTTTTTACACCTTTTTAGATAGCAAAAACAATTATGGGCAAGATTACTTAAAGTGTATGGAAAACACAGTAAACAATCTGGTGAAACAACAAACATCAGCCAATAAACCTGGAATGTTACTAGGGAAAATTCAATCCGGTAAAACCAGAACTTTCCTTGGAATAATGGGGTTGGCTTATGATAATGATTATGATGTTGTTATTATTCTAACCAAAGGCACGAAAGCATTGGTTAAACAGACAATAGCTAGGTTAAATCAGGAGTTTGATGGAATGATTACTCGTGATAAGATGCGAGTTTACGATATTATGACTCTACCTTCGAATTTAAGTAAGTGGGAACTAAATAAAAAGCTTGCCATTGTTGTCAAAAAAGAAACTAGAAATATGGATAGGATCAGTGATGCGTTGTTTGATACCTATCCAGAACTAAAGGATAAGAATATATTATTTATTGATGATGAAGCAGATTTTGCTAGCGTATCCTATGAGAATAATTCTGAGAAGAATGTTATTGATATGAAAGTTATAGCAACAAAGGTAGATAATATAAGAGCAAATTTAAATCAAAGCTCTTTCTTACAGGTCACAGCAACTCCTTATTCACTTTACCTTCAGCCAGATGAAAGAGAAATAAATGATTTTCTCAAATTTGAACCTGTTCGACCTGCGTTTACTGAATTAGTACCAATTCATGATAAGTATGTAGGTGGCGAAATGTACTTTGATGAGTCAAAAAATGAAGATTCACCAGCATACTTTTTATATCAGGAGATATCTGAAAATGATCTAGAAGTTATGAAAAAAATGGATTTACGGCGTGTTCGAAAAGAAAACCTGTTAGCTCAAAAGAATTTATATAACTTAAATCAGGCTGTTATCAACTTTATTGTAGGTAGTTGTATAAGAAGGTGGCAACAAAGGTATCAAAATGATGATGAAGAGAAATATTCTATGGTTGTTCATACTGAGAGGGGAAAACAGGCACATGATTGGCAACAAGAGCTTATCAACTTAATATTAGAGGACTTAGCTGACTTAGTTAAAGAGAATAATAATTTGTTTGTTGAATGGGTTAAAGGTTCTTATAACCATTTAATGAAATCTGTAAGATTAGTCAACATGCCAGAACCCTCATTTAATGAAGTTTTAGAAGAGGTTAATGAAGCATTAATTCAAGAAATGGTAGTTGTGTCGACAGTTAATTCTGATAAAGATGTGGAAGAGTTATTAGATTCTACTGGACAACTGCAACTTCGGACACCAATGAACATTTTTATCGGAGGCCAAATTCTCGATAGAGGAATAACTATAGGTAATTTAACAGGATTCTTTTATGGTAGAAACCCAAAATCTTTTCAACAAGATACTGTGCTTCAACATTCACGAATGTATGGAGCAAGGACCATTGAAGATATAGCTGTTACTAGGTTTTACACTACTAGAAAGATTTATAATATTATGGAGAGAATTCATGAATTTGATACCGAATTAAGAGAAGCTTTTGAAAAGGGACATGATCAAGGGATAGTTTTCATTCAGAAAGATACATCAAATAAAATTGTTCCTTGTAGTCCGAATAAGATATTGCTTTCAAACCTTATAACTCTGAAGCCTCATAAGCGATTATTGCCTTTCGGATTTCAAACTGGATATAAGACGCATATTAGAAAAAAAGTAGAAAAGATCTCTGAAATGGTTAATGAAATAAAACAATATTCACCACAGGTAATTGAAGGTGATGCGTTTTTAGCACCTTTAGGTGAAGTGAAGAACATTCTTTCAAAAATCCATGAAACACTTGTTATGGAAGATGGATATGAGTGGGATTTAGATGAGTATTTTTCTATTTTGGACTATTTAACATTAGATGAAGAAGAAAAGCTTGTTTGGATTATAGTACGAGAAGAAAGAGAGATGAGTAGAATCGATTCTCAGGGTAAGTTTGAGAATTCTCCTGATTCATCTAAAGGAAATAAATCTGAATTGAAAGTTGCCAAAAAAGTTGCAGTTGATCGCCCTGCTGTTATGTTACTAAAACAAAAGGGTGATGCAGATAAAGGATGGAGAGACACACCTTTTTGGTGGCCAGTAATGTTAGCTCAGTTAAACATTGAATCTACGATTTATGCTAAAGATACTATTAAGTAA
- a CDS encoding class I SAM-dependent DNA methyltransferase produces MITGEIKSKVDKIWETFWTGGITNPLTVIEQFTYLLFIRGLDEQEITKEQEAEFLGMEHQGLFPKDKQHLRWNHFKQLGSSEEMYEVVSEEVFPFIKTLHGKEESAYSKYMNDAMFMIPTANMLSKIVDGIDNIPMKDRDTKGDLYEYLLSKVATSGTNGQFRTPRHIIDMMVELMKPTPEDEIIDPAMGSAGFLVSAAEYLRKNHSDLFLVQGLKEHFNNTMFYGNDMDRTMLRIGAMNMMLHGIDNPNIDYRDSLAEVNQDKEQYTLVFANPPFKGSLDEEGVSNELLKLTKTKKTEILFLSLFIRILKSGGRAAVIVPDGILFGGSKAHKKIRKEIIDTHKLEAIIKMPSGVFKPYAGVSTAIMIFTKTGSGGTDKVWFYDMKADGLSLDDKRIPIKENDIPDIINRFNNLQFETERKRTEQSFFVTVDELRENDYDLSINKYKEIEYEEVEYEEPKQLLNKVEKYEQEILENIGELKNLISLDVK; encoded by the coding sequence ATGATAACAGGTGAAATAAAAAGTAAAGTCGATAAAATATGGGAAACATTCTGGACCGGTGGTATAACAAACCCACTAACTGTAATCGAACAATTTACGTATTTATTATTTATTAGAGGATTAGATGAACAAGAGATAACGAAAGAGCAGGAAGCGGAGTTTCTTGGTATGGAACATCAAGGCTTATTTCCTAAAGACAAGCAACATTTGCGCTGGAATCATTTTAAGCAACTTGGTTCATCTGAAGAAATGTATGAAGTTGTATCTGAAGAAGTGTTTCCTTTTATCAAGACTTTGCATGGCAAAGAAGAATCAGCATATTCGAAATATATGAATGATGCAATGTTTATGATACCAACTGCCAATATGCTTTCTAAAATTGTTGATGGCATTGATAACATCCCTATGAAAGACAGAGATACAAAAGGGGATTTATATGAGTACTTGCTATCAAAAGTAGCAACTTCTGGGACAAATGGGCAGTTCCGTACACCACGTCATATTATAGATATGATGGTAGAACTCATGAAACCAACACCCGAGGATGAAATTATTGATCCAGCAATGGGATCAGCAGGTTTTCTTGTATCTGCTGCTGAGTACTTACGTAAAAACCATAGTGATTTGTTCTTAGTTCAAGGGTTAAAAGAGCATTTTAACAATACGATGTTTTACGGGAATGATATGGATAGAACAATGTTACGTATCGGTGCAATGAACATGATGCTTCATGGTATTGATAATCCTAATATTGATTACCGAGATTCACTTGCAGAAGTGAATCAAGATAAAGAGCAATATACGCTAGTATTTGCAAACCCTCCATTTAAAGGTTCTCTAGATGAAGAAGGGGTTTCAAATGAATTATTAAAACTTACAAAAACAAAGAAAACAGAAATACTATTTTTATCTCTTTTCATCCGTATATTAAAATCTGGTGGTCGTGCAGCTGTTATTGTACCAGACGGAATATTATTCGGAGGTTCAAAAGCTCATAAAAAAATACGAAAAGAAATTATTGATACACATAAACTTGAAGCAATTATAAAAATGCCTAGCGGAGTATTTAAACCATATGCTGGAGTATCAACTGCAATTATGATTTTCACAAAAACAGGTTCAGGTGGAACTGATAAAGTATGGTTTTATGACATGAAAGCAGACGGTCTTTCTCTTGATGATAAAAGAATTCCAATAAAAGAGAATGATATTCCAGATATCATTAATCGATTTAATAATTTACAATTTGAGACTGAAAGAAAGCGTACTGAACAATCTTTCTTTGTGACAGTTGATGAGCTACGTGAAAATGACTATGACTTATCTATTAACAAATATAAAGAGATTGAATATGAGGAAGTAGAGTATGAGGAGCCTAAGCAACTACTAAATAAAGTAGAGAAATACGAACAAGAAATATTGGAGAATATAGGCGAATTAAAAAATTTAATTAGCTTGGATGTGAAATAA
- a CDS encoding restriction endonuclease subunit S — MSIKSVKLGDVCSVKGGYAFKSSEFVNNGVPVLKIANITKNLIHFDENSSFFDEAEIHKYSDYIVEDGDILIALSGATTGKYGIFNYKEKALLNQRVGRIRPISNLIVPKYLYYFMSKLQEKILYKAGGAAQPNISTNEIAKLSIPLPPLESQKQIVNVLDLAKELINKRRDQILALDEMTQSLFLEMFGDPKINPKNWPVGTIEDLSIKTQYGTSKKADEQNGSYSILRMNNITYNGGWDFSSLKYIDLNDKDKEKFLVNKGELLFNRTNSKELVGKTAVYREDEPMAFAGYLIKLICNEKANEEFISAYLNSKYGKVVLNSMAKNIVGMANINAKELKSISIYIPPKDLQDEFADINLKIMKKRELLLKGLDKLEEQYLSLLQSAFKGELFAQAKVSNL; from the coding sequence ATGAGTATCAAATCAGTTAAGTTAGGAGATGTTTGCTCAGTAAAAGGGGGCTATGCTTTTAAAAGTAGTGAGTTTGTAAATAATGGTGTACCTGTATTGAAAATTGCAAATATCACCAAAAATTTAATTCATTTTGATGAAAATTCTAGTTTTTTCGATGAAGCAGAAATTCATAAATACAGCGATTATATTGTAGAAGATGGGGATATCTTAATAGCTTTATCTGGAGCTACTACAGGGAAATACGGAATTTTTAATTATAAAGAAAAGGCTCTACTTAATCAGCGAGTAGGTAGAATTAGACCAATATCGAATTTAATTGTTCCAAAATATCTTTACTATTTCATGAGTAAACTTCAGGAAAAGATATTGTATAAAGCAGGGGGGGCAGCACAACCGAATATAAGCACTAACGAAATTGCGAAGTTGTCAATACCACTGCCACCTTTAGAGTCACAAAAGCAAATTGTGAATGTATTAGATTTGGCAAAAGAGTTAATCAACAAACGTAGAGACCAAATTTTAGCATTAGATGAGATGACACAATCATTGTTTTTAGAGATGTTTGGAGATCCCAAAATAAACCCTAAAAACTGGCCTGTTGGAACTATTGAGGATCTTTCTATAAAAACTCAATACGGAACAAGTAAAAAAGCAGATGAACAAAACGGTAGTTATTCTATATTGAGAATGAATAATATTACTTATAATGGTGGTTGGGATTTCAGCAGTCTCAAATATATTGATTTAAATGACAAAGACAAAGAGAAGTTTTTAGTTAACAAAGGTGAGTTACTGTTTAATAGAACTAATAGCAAAGAGTTGGTTGGAAAAACAGCAGTTTATCGTGAAGATGAACCTATGGCTTTTGCAGGTTATTTAATTAAGTTGATCTGTAATGAGAAAGCTAATGAAGAGTTTATATCAGCATATCTCAATTCCAAGTATGGAAAAGTTGTTTTAAATTCTATGGCAAAAAATATTGTCGGCATGGCCAATATAAATGCAAAAGAGTTGAAAAGCATTTCTATATATATTCCTCCGAAGGATTTGCAAGATGAATTTGCTGACATTAATTTGAAAATAATGAAAAAAAGAGAGCTATTATTAAAAGGATTAGATAAATTAGAAGAACAATATCTATCACTATTACAAAGCGCCTTCAAAGGAGAATTATTTGCTCAAGCAAAGGTTTCTAATCTATAA
- a CDS encoding DEAD/DEAH box helicase family protein, with product MTTNFGFLKEKTQYLSFTNACSEAEKALIVSPATCAILTRRALELAVKWLYSSDSELKVPYQENLSSLIHDPNFLSIIDEDLLPLLKYIVKLGNVSVHTNANIDRDEATLSLHNLHQFIAWIDYCYSDEYTAKEFDESLLQHGEEKRVRPKELQDLYDQLSSKDKRLEEMMKENEEIRKINTNKRESNKNQYDFQVDEITEFETRQKYIDLDLKLAGWEFGKNVMREYEVTGMPNDQGVGFVDYVLLGENGKPIGVVEAKRTSKDPGAGKQQAKLYADCIEQMYGQRPVIFYTNGFETYIWHQPYPPRRVFGFYSNSDLKLVIDRLTMKRELKNIEINDDITNRYYQKESILAVCDALEQNQRKMLLVMATGSGKTRTAISIVDVLSRHNWVKNVLFLADRKTLLLQAKKNFNNLLPSLSLCNLLDNKENPDESRMVFSTYPTMMNAIDEVKRKDGKKLFTIGHFDLIIVDESHRSIYKKYRSIFNYFDGMLLGLTATPKDEIDKNTYDVFNLESGAPTYAYELEKAVEDEYLVDYRTIETKMKFLEEGIRYDDLSDEEKELYEETFEDEVGEDIDSGALNEWLFNADTIDTVLKNLMEKGIHVEGGDKLGKTIVFAKNHQHALKIVERFDALFPEYGGEFAKVIDYSVNYYQSLIEDFSTQEKMPQIAVSVDMLDTGVDIPEVVNLVFFKKVRSKSKFWQMIGRGTRLCPDLLGVGQDKTHFLIFDYCGNFEFFRENPKGMEAKATESLTEKLFNSKLEIIKELQGMEYQTEDYISHRNEIINDVFADINALDDENFRVRQHLQHVHKYKNKDNLNSLTVMNVNEIKEHISPIIVPFNDDEFAKRFDLVLYTIELAKLQTKNATKPIRSVVTTAEALSKLGTIPQVVEQQPIINKVLTEEFWESADIFELESVREALRDLIKFIEKEKQKMYFTNFKDQVLEVKESGPIFHANDLQNYKKKVHHYLQQHRDQLAIHKLRNNKQLTDQDLKSLEDILWNELGTKEDYKKDFGDTPVTKLVRQVVGLDPQAANDAFSEFLSTENLNIQQSRFVKLIVDYVVRNGVMDKKVLQQDPFKSVGSIVELFKDNMDDAHRIIGIIDEINRNSEEISGA from the coding sequence TTGACAACAAACTTTGGTTTTCTTAAAGAAAAAACTCAATATCTTAGTTTTACTAATGCTTGCTCAGAAGCAGAAAAAGCATTAATTGTGAGTCCAGCGACGTGTGCAATATTAACACGTCGCGCTCTTGAGCTTGCTGTGAAGTGGCTTTACAGTTCTGACAGTGAATTAAAAGTTCCTTATCAAGAGAATTTATCGAGTTTGATTCACGATCCTAATTTTTTATCTATTATTGATGAAGACTTACTACCTTTGTTAAAGTATATCGTTAAGCTAGGTAATGTTTCAGTCCATACCAATGCAAATATTGATCGTGATGAAGCAACTTTATCTCTACACAACCTACACCAGTTTATTGCTTGGATTGATTACTGTTATTCGGATGAATATACAGCAAAAGAATTTGATGAGTCTTTATTACAACATGGGGAAGAGAAACGTGTTCGACCAAAAGAATTGCAAGATTTATATGATCAATTAAGCTCTAAAGATAAACGCTTAGAAGAAATGATGAAGGAAAACGAAGAGATCCGTAAGATAAATACTAATAAGCGTGAATCAAATAAAAACCAATATGATTTCCAAGTCGATGAGATTACTGAATTTGAAACAAGACAGAAGTATATTGATCTTGATTTGAAGTTAGCAGGCTGGGAATTCGGTAAGAACGTTATGAGGGAATACGAGGTAACAGGAATGCCGAATGATCAAGGCGTTGGTTTTGTTGATTATGTATTGCTTGGGGAAAATGGTAAACCAATAGGTGTGGTAGAAGCTAAAAGAACGTCGAAAGATCCTGGTGCCGGTAAGCAACAAGCTAAACTTTACGCTGACTGCATTGAACAAATGTATGGGCAACGTCCTGTTATTTTTTATACGAATGGCTTTGAGACTTATATTTGGCATCAACCATATCCACCACGGAGAGTATTTGGTTTCTATAGTAACTCCGACTTAAAATTAGTAATTGATCGTCTCACAATGAAGCGTGAACTAAAAAATATTGAAATTAACGATGACATTACGAATCGTTATTATCAAAAGGAATCAATATTAGCAGTTTGTGACGCGTTAGAACAAAATCAGCGAAAGATGCTTTTAGTTATGGCAACAGGTAGCGGGAAAACAAGAACAGCAATTTCTATTGTGGATGTTCTTTCTCGACATAACTGGGTTAAGAACGTTTTGTTTCTAGCAGATCGTAAGACCCTTCTACTTCAGGCGAAGAAAAATTTTAATAACCTTTTGCCAAGCTTATCGTTATGTAATCTCTTAGATAACAAAGAGAATCCCGATGAAAGTCGGATGGTCTTCTCAACTTATCCAACGATGATGAATGCCATTGATGAGGTAAAACGGAAAGATGGCAAGAAGTTATTTACTATAGGTCATTTTGACTTAATTATTGTAGATGAGTCCCATAGAAGTATCTATAAAAAATACCGTTCAATCTTTAATTACTTTGATGGCATGCTTCTAGGATTGACTGCAACTCCAAAGGATGAAATTGATAAAAATACGTATGATGTATTTAACCTTGAAAGTGGTGCGCCAACATATGCTTACGAGTTAGAGAAAGCTGTTGAAGATGAATATCTGGTGGATTACAGAACAATTGAAACAAAAATGAAATTCCTCGAAGAAGGTATTCGTTATGATGATTTATCAGATGAAGAGAAAGAATTATATGAAGAAACGTTTGAGGATGAAGTAGGAGAGGATATTGATAGCGGAGCCTTAAATGAGTGGTTATTTAATGCTGACACTATTGATACCGTTCTTAAAAATTTAATGGAAAAGGGAATTCATGTTGAAGGTGGAGACAAACTTGGCAAAACTATTGTCTTTGCTAAAAATCATCAACATGCGCTGAAGATAGTTGAAAGATTTGATGCACTATTCCCTGAATATGGTGGGGAATTTGCCAAAGTCATCGACTATAGTGTGAACTATTACCAATCATTAATTGAAGATTTTTCTACACAGGAAAAGATGCCACAGATAGCTGTGTCAGTTGATATGCTTGATACTGGTGTAGATATTCCCGAAGTTGTAAACTTAGTGTTCTTTAAGAAAGTCCGCTCAAAATCAAAGTTCTGGCAAATGATTGGTCGAGGAACACGGTTATGCCCAGATCTGTTGGGTGTAGGACAGGATAAAACACACTTTCTAATTTTTGATTATTGCGGTAATTTTGAATTTTTTAGAGAGAACCCCAAAGGTATGGAAGCGAAAGCGACTGAAAGTTTGACGGAAAAGCTATTTAATTCAAAGCTTGAAATTATCAAAGAGCTTCAGGGGATGGAATATCAAACAGAAGATTATATATCACATCGTAACGAAATTATTAATGATGTCTTTGCAGATATTAATGCATTAGATGATGAAAATTTCCGGGTTCGCCAACATCTACAACATGTTCATAAATATAAAAATAAAGATAACTTGAACTCTTTAACCGTAATGAACGTAAATGAAATAAAAGAACATATATCACCTATTATTGTTCCATTTAATGATGACGAATTTGCCAAACGCTTTGACCTAGTATTGTACACAATTGAGTTAGCTAAATTACAAACAAAAAATGCTACTAAGCCTATTCGTAGCGTTGTTACAACTGCAGAAGCATTATCTAAGTTAGGAACAATTCCTCAAGTGGTTGAACAACAGCCTATTATAAATAAGGTTCTAACAGAAGAGTTTTGGGAGAGTGCCGACATCTTTGAACTTGAAAGTGTACGTGAAGCATTGCGTGATCTTATCAAGTTTATTGAAAAAGAAAAGCAGAAAATGTACTTTACCAACTTCAAAGACCAAGTACTTGAAGTGAAAGAGAGCGGTCCAATCTTCCATGCGAACGATTTGCAAAATTATAAGAAAAAAGTTCACCATTATCTTCAGCAACACAGAGATCAGTTAGCGATTCATAAGTTAAGAAATAACAAGCAGTTAACGGATCAAGATTTAAAGTCCTTAGAAGATATTCTTTGGAATGAATTGGGTACAAAAGAAGACTATAAAAAGGACTTTGGGGATACCCCTGTAACAAAACTTGTGAGGCAAGTAGTTGGATTAGACCCACAAGCTGCCAATGATGCATTTTCCGAGTTTTTATCTACTGAAAATCTCAATATTCAACAAAGTAGATTTGTTAAGCTTATTGTGGACTATGTTGTAAGAAATGGGGTAATGGATAAAAAAGTTTTACAACAGGATCCGTTTAAGTCAGTAGGAAGCATAGTTGAATTGTTTAAAGATAATATGGATGATGCCCATAGGATTATTGGGATTATCGATGAGATAAATAGAAATTCTGAAGAGATTTCTGGAGCATGA